From a single Nymphaea colorata isolate Beijing-Zhang1983 chromosome 4, ASM883128v2, whole genome shotgun sequence genomic region:
- the LOC116253255 gene encoding VAN3-binding protein-like, which translates to MDHQTPNLKNGRLSFAHNHLPPSFKGTRSLETRSTHQGMRHHMNGKKSSHCSDLMESSYPTESTDLSRCRQPNILLQMFPLNAYVFDFEEDLTRLNEVHCKYNHHEDKRKKHRPHKNHEGNEKEIAYGLHKDNKGQEDQIDGDGKFQKTNASHLGRHEFMWFNNIRTWLSTQGYIRSILRKHVPHQETWLNMHYVKAWLGGASISTLSEEYKEKKKDGLRVQRAQVHAALAVAGVAAAILGFAANSTSGWDPALVSAASLVAAVCSETAEALGADGACVSSVVNSAILACSPNEILTLTASAATCLRGAATLQCRVHSDKGLCTQQCARPDPKQQSSSGKDTHHATDSMVNEAALSSGADLTIRTHDGKKTQKRNVRVLPSCSVQNKVVMRLTKKCLGGFIVTTKEYEIMTPPTKEEDKGMLHLLKVDTRGGGTTCILFMHKKERDIWSCTIAHMLKQKIP; encoded by the exons ATGGACCATCAAACACCAAATTTAAAGAATGGTAGACTTTCCTTTGCTCATAACCATCTACCACCTTCTTTCAAG GGGACTAGAAGTTTGGAAACAAGAAGCACACATCAAGGAATGCGCCATCATATGAACGGAAAAAAATCTTCCCATTGCAGTGACCTTATGGAATCATCATACCCAACAGAGTCCACTGATCTCTCAAGATGCAGGCAGCCCAACATTTTGCTTCAGATGTTCCCTCTCAACGCATAT GTCTTCGATTTCGAAGAGGACTTGACGAGATTAAACGAAGTACACTGCAAGTATAACCATCAtgaagacaaaagaaagaagcataGACCACACAAGAATcatgaaggaaatgaaaaagaaatagcataCGGACTGCACAAGGATAACAAAGGACAAGAAGATCAGATTGATGGAGACGGAAAATTCCAAAAGACAAACGCCAGCCACCTTGGAAGGCATGAATTTATGTGGTTCAATAACATAAGG ACTTGGCTCTCCACACAAGGATATATACGGTCCATATTGAGAAAGCATGTGCCTCACCAGGAAACCTGG CTCAACATGCACTATGTAAAGGCATGGCTAGGAGGGGCATCCATAAGCACACTGTCGGAGGAgtacaaggagaaaaagaaagatgggctTAGAGTGCAGAGAGCCCAAGTGCATGCAGCATTAGCAGTGGCAGGTGTGGCTGCTGCCATTCTTGGGTTTGCTGCAAACAGTACAAGTGGTTGGGATCCTGCCCTGGTTTCCGCAGCTTCACTGGTGGCCGCAGTGTGCTCTGAGACAGCTGAAGCATTGGGTGCTGACGGAGCGTGTGTCTCCTCGGTCGTCAACTCAGCCATCCTTGCTTGCTCCCCAAATGAAATCCTCACGCTCACGGCATCTGCTGCCACTT GTTTAAGAGGTGCTGCAACTCTTCAATGTAGAGTTCATTCAGACAAGGGATTATGCACGCAACAATGTGCAAGGCCGGACCCTAAGCAACAAAGCAGCAGTGGCAAAGACACACACCACGCCACAGATTCAATGGTAAATGAGGCAGCACTTTCTAGTGGAGCTGACCTTACCATACGTACCCATGATG GCAAGAAGACACAGAAAAGGAACGTGCGTGTGCTGCCCAGTTGCAGCGTTCAAAACAAGGTTGTCATGAGGTTGACAAAGAAATGCCTTGGTGGATTCATCGTAACAACAAAGGAAT ATGAAATCATGACTCCTCCTACCAAAGAGGAAGATAAAGGCATGTTACACTTGCTAAAGGTGGATACCAGGGGTGGAGGAACCACATGTATTCTTTTTATGCATAAGAAGGAGAGGGACATCTGGAGTTGCACAATCGCTCAtatgttaaaacaaaaaataccatGA
- the LOC116253603 gene encoding uncharacterized protein LOC116253603, giving the protein MQDPRQFAPAEVRGVKVQKKKTFRLNPSTQHRGQMQPQLELPDPPSKATKVSKNLKNEFPAKLQQADGLELDLLQDSFQTEAEYRALRKKYLLLEDEYSSLGEELSEIEAENKALEDQKFSLLDQLVVLEGLMDPSELRSRT; this is encoded by the coding sequence ATGCAAGACCCACGTCAGTTTGCACCTGCGGAAGTACGTGGTGTGAAagtgcagaaaaagaaaacatttcgGTTAAACCCCAGTACTCAGCACAGAGGACAAATGCAGCCTCAACTAGAGCTGCCAGATCCACCATCAAAGGCAACAAAGGTTTCAAAGAACTTGAAGAACGAGTTCCCTGCAAAATTGCAGCAAGCAGATGGGTTGGAATTGGACTTATTACAGGATTCGTTCCAGACTGAAGCAGAATACCGTGCATTGAGGAAGAAGTATTTGTTGTTGGAGGATGAGTACAGCTCACTAGGAGAAGAGCTGAGTGAGATCGAGGCTGAGAATAAAGCCCTGGAGGATCAGAAGTTTTCACTCCTTGATCAGCTGGTGGTCTTGGAAGGCCTTATGGATCCTTCAGAACTTCGGTCACGCACGTGA
- the LOC116253034 gene encoding phragmoplastin DRP1E-like, with product MTTMESLIGLVNRIQRACTVLGDHGADGALPTLWEALPSVAVVGGQSSGKSSVLESIVGRDFLPRGSGIVTRRPLVLQLHKTEEGLPEYAEFLHLPKRRFNEFASVRKEIQDETDRMTGRNKMISPVPIHLSIYSPNVVNLTLIDLPGLTKVAIEGQPESIVSEIENMVRSYVEKPNCIILAISPANQDIATSDAIKLAREVDPTGERTFGVLTKLDLMDKGTNALDVLEGRSYRLQHPWVGIVNRSQADINKNVDMIAARRKEKEYFATSPDYGHLASKMGSEYLAKLLSRHLESVIRSRIPNISSLINKSIDELESEMNHLGRPIAVDAGAQLYTILELCRAFDRIFKEHLDGGRPGGDRIYGVFDHQLPAALRKLPFDRHLSIQNVRKIVSEADGYQPHLIAPEQGYRRLIDGSLNYFKGPAEASVDAVHLVLKELVRKSISETQELRRFPTLQAELAAAAYAALEKFREDGRKTTLRLVEMESSYLTVDFFRKLPQEIEKGGTPSAPNMDRYTEGHFRRIASNVSAYIGMVCETLKISIPKAVVHCQVREAKKSLLDQFYAQVGRKEGKQLAVLLDEDPALMERRQQCAKRLELYKSARDEIDSVSWAR from the exons ATGACGACGATGGAGAGTCTGATCGGCCTCGTTAACAGGATACAGAGGGCCTGCACAGTCCTCGGCGACCATGGTGCTGATGGCGCCCTCCCCACCCTCTGGGAGGCCCTCCCTTCCGTTGCTGTCGTTGGTGGTCAG AGTTCGGGAAAATCTTCGGTGCTGGAGAGCATTGTAGGACGGGATTTTCTTCCGAGAGGATCCG GTATCGTTACGAGGAGGCCTCTGGTGCTGCAACTGCATAAGACAGAGGAAGGGCTGCCTGAGTACGCGGAATTCCTTCATTTGCCAAAGAGGAGATTTAACGAATTTG CTTCTGTGCGCAAGGAAATTCAAGATGAAACTGATAGAATGACTGGAAGAAATAAAATGATTTCTCCTGTTCCCATCCATCTCAGTATTTACTCCCCAAATG TTGTCAACTTAACATTGATCGATCTGCCTGGTCTTACTAAGGTTGCCATTG AGGGACAGCCTGAAAGCATTGTttcagaaattgaaaatatgGTGCGGTCATATGTTGAAAAG CCAAATTGCATCATACTGGCAATATCACCGGCAAATCAGGACATAGCAACATCTGATGCTATTAAGCTTGCAAGAGAAGTTGATCCCACAG GTGAAAGAACATTTGGAGTGCTGACAAAGCTTGATCTGATGGACAAGGGAACAAATGCATTAGAT GTTCTTGAAGGCAGATCTTACAGGTTACAACATCCTTGGGTTGGAATAGTTAACCGTTCTCAAGCAGATATCAATAAGAATGTGGACATGATTGCTGCACGGCGTAAGGAGAAAGAATATTTTGCTACAAGTCCAGACTATGGGCATCTAGCAAGTAAAATGGGTTCTGAGTACCTTGCAAAGCTTCTTTCAAGG CACTTGGAGTCTGTGATTAGGTCCCGGATACCAAATATCTCATCCCTCATAAACAAAAGCATTGATGAGCTAGAATCAGAAATGAACCATCTTGGTAGACCTATTGCTGTTGATGCTGGG GCTCAGTTGTACACAATTTTGGAACTTTGCCGTGCATTTGACCGCATCTTTAAGGAACATTTGGATGGAGG GCGACCTGGTGGTGATCGGATCTATGGTGTTTTTGACCACCAACTCCCTGCTGCTCTTAGAAAACTGCCGTTTGATCGACACTTGTCCATACAGAATGTGAGGAAGATAGTCTCTGAGGCTGATGGTTATCAACCCCATCTGATCGCTCCTGAGCAGGGGTATAGGCGGCTGATAGATGGAtcattaaattattttaaagggCCTGCTGAGGCATCAGTAGATGCA GTTCATCTCGTGCTGAAGGAACTTGTTAGGAAGTCAATAAGTGAAACACAG GAACTAAGGCGATTTCCAACCTTGCAAGCTGAGCTAGCAGCAGCTGCTTATGCGGCTTTAGAAAAATTCCGTGAAGATGGCCGGAAGACAACACTACGCCTAGTAGAAATGGAGTCATCATATCTTACTGTCGATTTCTTCCGGAAGCTCCCACAGGAGATAGAGAAGGGTGGAACTCCTTCTGCGCCCAATATGGATCGATATACAGAAGGCCATTTCCGGAGGATTGCTTCAAATGTGTCAGCTTACATTGGGATGGTATGCGAAACACTGAAGATCTCCATTCCAAAGGCTGTTGTCCATTGTCAAGTTAGGGAGGCGAAGAAGTCGTTGCTTGATCAATTCTATGCACAAGTTGGGAGGAAGGAG GGCAAGCAGCTTGCAGTATTGTTGGATGAAGATCCTGCGCTCATGGAACGGAGGCAACAATGTGCCAAGAGGTTGGAGTTGTACAAGTCGGCAAGAGATGAAATTGATTCTGTGTCATGGGCTAGATAA